A single Brassica rapa cultivar Chiifu-401-42 chromosome A04, CAAS_Brap_v3.01, whole genome shotgun sequence DNA region contains:
- the LOC103863206 gene encoding probable RNA-binding protein ARP1, with amino-acid sequence MTTSDNVSGCFGDTKLTKVFVGGLAWVTQKEAMHDHFIKYGDILEAVVIFDKLTRRSKGYGFVTFKDAEAAKRACEDPTPIINGRRSNCNLASLGGRHRRSPTTMASPQQGSKNVSRATSGHVGNNQAQWYYPAGFTHQQHQHQHQLQRQHNHQAVPFYGYPSSYVAPNMTFNQKVGYVGGTYMNGYYAQPQPQPLPQPQYYHHMYGGGRVMVAASPTMMPLYTVYPYHQSPAIGFPQPSFTKHIPTHHISGTVGGGDSIMKKA; translated from the exons ATGACGACGAGCGACAACGTGAGCGGATGTTTTGGAGACACGAAGCTGACCAAAGTGTTCGTAGGAGGATTGGCTTGGGTCACTCAAA AAGAAGCAATGCATGATCATTTCATCAAGTATGGTGATATCTTGGAGGCAGTCGTCATCTTCGACAAACTCACTCGCCGTTCCAAAGGCTACGGCTTC GTGACTTTCAAAGATGCGGAAGCCGCGAAGAGGGCTTGCGAAGACCCGACTCCGATTATCAATGGGCGCCGTTCCAACTGCAATCTTGCCTCCCTCGGTGGCCGTCATCGTAGATCCCCCACCACCATGGCCTCTCCTCAACAAG GATCAAAGAATGTGAGTAGGGCCACGTCAGGACATGTAGGGAATAATCAAGCTCAATGGTACTACCCTGCGGGATTCACACACCAGCAACATCAACATCAACATCAACTTCAACGACAACACAATCATCAAGCCGTTCCATTCTATGG GTACCCTTCCTCCTACGTCGCCCCTAACATGACCTTCAATCAA AAAGTTGGATACGTTGGAGGAACCTATATGAACGGATACTACGCACAACCGCAACCTCAACCTCTGCCACAGCCGCAATATTACCACCACATGTATGGTGGAGGACGTGTAATGGTTGCGGCAAGCCCGACGATGATGCCTCTCTACACTGTCTATCCTTATCATCAATCTCCGGCCATCGGTTTTCCTCAGCCTTCTTTTACGAAACACATTCCTACTCATCACATTTCAg GTACAGTTGGAGGAGGAGATAGCATAATGAAGAAGGCATAA
- the LOC103863205 gene encoding uncharacterized protein LOC103863205 produces the protein MEEQREESASIGDCKAPLEETGEELGLASKPETLDDEVDVPAKEPCVEDDVEKGVSSESDDVVKTDAFSEPETERDAVDVKPVNGGGSHESAGEEGNEVIDEEANHAAEQNVQTEKPQQSSVVDGETLSVAGQEKESGDANMDVDSKQANEANVGSETNNGKDSESVQVPEESTQETTCGEEDTTHKEENGEAMDVDYTVEETLETVVVDDAGNEASMVPTQDVPIAEADSNVVKGMEVDERKDNADMAANPKSSSEDAAPREVEQLDQNGLFDPRSDITNFIDFSGVSSWSGNVQDLKTESGNLSSLKEDKKATLTAEEVATEEDGDKVSSHAEGVENASSEAHVATECPEEASVAVLGSDANQDTMREEGVTTPEAPNIDQNQQEEDTVMEENPDNSDYAEAGTDSGIKTNGVKRKADVLSEEDSLGEGRKTVSLAKVSFAQRPSFKIGACIARAASQMAGSPSVLKGSNLGDETLSVESFVSQLHSAATDPVKENVVSELATGFFLDFRNSSASQQFVPEKASSKRGRSSNSSAAGGTEAFEFEEMGDTYWTDRVIHNGGEEQTPAATEKENYQVVPVELKPAQVKRTRRPYRRRQSQISYPLPSASDKPADFDENAPAELIMYFSETDTIPSEKNLSKMFRHFGPIRDSQTEVDEEKNRARVVFRKGADADVAYKSAGKFNIFGKKAVNYELSFTITETFKVKPYVVSLREEEAAVTLPA, from the coding sequence ATGGAGGAACAGAGAGAAGAAAGTGCGTCAATTGGTGATTGCAAAGCGCCCTTGGAGGAAACTGGTGAGGAACTAGGGTTAGCTTCTAAGCCTGAAACCCTAGATGACGAAGTTGATGTTCCGGCGAAGGAGCCATGCGTCGAAGATGACGTTGAGAAGGGTGTTAGCTCTGAATCTGATGATGTTGTAAAGACTGATGCTTTCAGTGAGCCTGAAACTGAGAGAGATGCTGTTGATGTGAAGCCGGTGAATGGTGGTGGAAGTCATGAAAGTGCAGGTGAAGAGGGGAATGAAGTGATTGACGAGGAGGCAAACCATGCAGCTGAACAAAATGTTCAAACTGAGAAGCCCCAACAAAGCTCAGTGGTGGATGGTGAGACGCTTTCTGTTGCTGGCCAAGAGAAGGAATCAGGTGATGCCAACATGGATGTTGATAGCAAACAGGCGAATGAAGCGAATGTTGGATCTGAGACCAACAATGGTAAGGATTCAGAATCTGTGCAAGTTCCAGAGGAGTCTACTCAGGAAACAACATGTGGTGAAGAAGATACAACCCATAAAGAAGAAAATGGAGAAGCCATGGATGTCGATTATACTGTAGAGGAAACGCTGGAGACGGTTGTTGTGGATGATGCTGGCAATGAAGCAAGTATGGTACCAACCCAAGATGTTCCAATCGCTGAAGCTGACAGCAATGTAGTCAAGGGAATGGAAGTTGATGAAAGGAAAGATAATGCTGATATGGCAGCAAATCCGAAGAGTTCCAGTGAAGATGCTGCTCCACGTGAAGTTGAACAGTTGGATCAGAACGGTCTTTTTGATCCACGGTCTGATATTACCAACTTTATTGATTTCAGTGGTGTATCCTCTTGGTCAGGAAATGTACAAGACCTCAAAACTGAATCTGGGAATCTATCATCTTTGAAAGAGGATAAGAAAGCTACTCTCACCGCAGAGGAAGTTGCCACCGAGGAGGATGGTGATAAAGTAAGCTCACATGCTGAAGGTGTTGAAAATGCTTCCAGTGAAGCACATGTTGCTACAGAGTGTCCAGAAGAAGCTTCTGTTGCAGTTTTGGGATCTGATGCAAATCAAGATACAATGAGGGAGGAAGGTGTGACTACTCCTGAAGCTCCAAATATTGATCAAAACCAACAGGAGGAAGATACAGTAATGGAAGAAAATCCTGACAACTCTGATTATGCTGAAGCTGGAACTGATTCTGGTATTAAGACCAACGGTGTGAAACGAAAGGCTGATGTCCTGAGTGAGGAGGATTCCTTAGGTGAAGGTAGGAAGACTGTTTCCTTGGCAAAGGTGTCTTTTGCACAGAGGCCCTCCTTTAAGATCGGTGCATGCATAGCCAGAGCTGCTAGTCAGATGGCAGGATCTCCTTCAGTTCTCAAGGGTAGTAACCTTGGTGATGAAACTCTTTCTGTTGAGAGCTTTGTATCCCAGCTTCACTCTGCAGCAACAGACCCTGTCAAAGAGAACGTTGTGTCTGAACTTGCTACTGGCTTTTTCTTAGATTTCCGAAACTCATCGGCTTCGCAGCAGTTTGTTCCAGAGAAGGCAAGCAGCAAAAGAGGTAGATCATCCAATTCGAGCGCAGCAGGAGGAACCGAAGCATTTGAGTTTGAGGAAATGGGCGACACGTACTGGACTGACAGGGTGATCCATAACGGCGGTGAAGAGCAAACGCCAGCTGCtacagaaaaagaaaactatCAAGTTGTGCCTGTTGAGCTGAAACCTGCTCAGGTCAAAAGAACTCGTCGTCCATACAGAAGAAGACAGTCTCAGATCAGTTATCCTCTTCCATCAGCTTCAGACAAACCAGCGGACTTTGATGAGAATGCACCAGCTGAGCTTATAATGTACTTTTCCGAAACGGATACAATACCTTCTGAGAAGAACCTGAGTAAAATGTTCAGGCATTTTGGACCAATAAGGGATTCACAAACCgaggttgatgaggagaagaacCGGGCTAGAGTAGTTTTCAGGAAGGGTGCTGATGCCGATGTGGCTTACAAGAGCGCAGGAAAGTTCAACATCTttgggaagaaggctgtgaacTACGAGCTTAGCTTTACCATTACTGAAACATTCAAAGTTAAGCCTTATGTTGTGTCTTTACGCGAGGAGGAAGCAGCGGTGACTCTTCCTGCTTAG